The following coding sequences lie in one Sinorhizobium fredii USDA 257 genomic window:
- the cheT gene encoding chemotaxis protein CheT translates to MQTDHQSYMPHAEESLPEVLMRIVTELHDVAYLIERIEPQLWSGRAASATDPADKMMVLQGVDLAVQKTRGLAEFIDTITASIPDTCLVDISTAVNLIKLADMKKALGSGLLRHGHSQPLTKAAGDFEAF, encoded by the coding sequence ATGCAGACCGATCACCAGAGCTACATGCCTCACGCGGAAGAATCGCTGCCGGAAGTGCTGATGCGCATCGTCACGGAGCTCCATGACGTCGCTTATCTCATCGAGCGCATCGAGCCGCAGCTCTGGAGCGGCCGTGCTGCGTCCGCGACCGATCCGGCCGACAAGATGATGGTGCTCCAGGGCGTCGACCTTGCGGTCCAGAAAACCCGCGGGCTTGCCGAATTCATCGACACGATCACCGCATCGATCCCCGACACGTGCCTCGTCGATATCTCGACGGCCGTCAACCTGATCAAGCTTGCCGACATGAAGAAGGCGCTCGGCAGCGGCCTGTTGCGCCACGGCCACTCGCAGCCGCTCACGAAAGCCGCGGGCGATTTCGAGGCGTTCTGA